One Parasphingorhabdus cellanae genomic region harbors:
- a CDS encoding DUF4170 domain-containing protein gives MSERSKIHLVMGGRVKDPRGLDYENLDQVDLVGVYPNYEEAEEAWRSNAQRTVDDAEMKYVIVHLHKILEPELPVEE, from the coding sequence ATGAGCGAGCGCAGCAAAATTCATCTGGTAATGGGCGGACGGGTCAAAGATCCACGCGGGCTGGATTATGAAAACCTTGATCAGGTCGATCTCGTTGGCGTTTATCCCAATTATGAAGAAGCGGAAGAAGCTTGGCGCTCCAATGCCCAACGCACTGTCGATGATGCCGAGATGAAATATGTCATCGTGCATCTACACAAAATACTCGAACCAGAACTGCCTGTCGAAGAGTGA
- a CDS encoding rhomboid family intramembrane serine protease, whose amino-acid sequence MNLPNGKLTNGLVIANVVVFLLLWISGLEQDAILRGGFFPVRLGEGLPEFDSISGMVPAWLTPMSSAFLHGGLMHIAFNMLMLLFCGRFVEQALGPQLMAVLYVLGAYAASLAEFIFNSQSVIPVVGASGAISAILGAYALLFARNEVKPVGPFPGHVVRIAWLTLAWIGIQVMIGIATRGSLNGIAIFAHIGGFVAGLVLTRPLLQWRFKNA is encoded by the coding sequence ATGAACCTGCCGAACGGAAAACTAACTAACGGGCTGGTCATCGCAAATGTCGTGGTCTTCCTGTTGCTTTGGATTTCTGGACTGGAACAGGATGCAATTCTGCGTGGCGGGTTTTTCCCAGTCCGGTTGGGCGAGGGACTTCCCGAGTTTGATAGCATAAGCGGAATGGTGCCAGCATGGCTGACGCCTATGTCCTCGGCATTCCTGCACGGCGGGTTGATGCACATTGCGTTCAATATGCTGATGTTGTTATTTTGCGGACGCTTTGTTGAGCAGGCCCTCGGACCGCAGTTAATGGCGGTTCTTTATGTGCTGGGGGCTTATGCGGCTTCACTCGCAGAATTTATATTTAACAGTCAGTCGGTCATTCCCGTTGTCGGTGCCAGCGGCGCCATCTCTGCGATATTGGGCGCTTATGCGTTATTATTCGCTCGCAATGAGGTGAAGCCGGTAGGGCCTTTCCCGGGTCATGTGGTGCGTATTGCATGGTTGACGCTGGCGTGGATCGGCATCCAGGTGATGATTGGCATCGCCACGCGTGGAAGCCTTAACGGCATCGCAATTTTTGCCCATATTGGTGGGTTTGTCGCCGGTCTAGTCTTGACACGGCCGTTGTTGCAATGGCGCTTTAAGAACGCCTAG
- the greA gene encoding transcription elongation factor GreA: MAVEKVPMLAEGHAKLEAELKALKEERPRIVDAIEEARAHGDLSENAEYHAAKERQGQVEATIADTEDKLSRAQVIDPTTLSGDKAVFGATLTLLDEDDKPVKYQLVGQAEADAKVGKISYNSPIGRAFIGRSVGEEIEVTVPSGDKYYLLEKIEFI; this comes from the coding sequence ATGGCTGTAGAAAAAGTACCGATGCTGGCTGAGGGTCATGCAAAACTGGAAGCCGAACTGAAGGCGCTGAAAGAAGAGCGGCCGCGTATCGTTGATGCGATCGAGGAAGCGCGCGCGCACGGTGATCTGTCGGAAAACGCTGAATATCACGCCGCAAAAGAGCGCCAGGGTCAAGTAGAAGCAACTATTGCCGATACAGAAGACAAGCTTAGCCGCGCGCAGGTCATTGATCCGACAACATTGTCTGGCGACAAAGCCGTGTTTGGCGCAACGCTGACCTTGCTGGACGAAGATGATAAGCCCGTGAAATATCAACTTGTCGGTCAGGCTGAAGCAGACGCAAAAGTTGGCAAAATCAGCTATAACAGCCCGATTGGCCGCGCCTTCATCGGCCGCAGCGTCGGCGAAGAGATTGAAGTCACTGTGCCATCGGGCGACAAATATTATCTGCTGGAAAAAATCGAGTTTATCTGA
- a CDS encoding phage holin family protein yields MLDDKIVAIKDQPSPDEDEVLPAHTSDSDDKSITDQVGNLVDDVRKLAEAELEYYRTKLSVNMAATKTVLLLFSVAIIVGATGLVALILGILLILSHYWGPVAATALLTGSALLVTTVLLNMAIKRARKLPLDENDP; encoded by the coding sequence ATGTTGGACGATAAAATTGTGGCCATAAAAGATCAGCCGTCACCTGATGAAGATGAAGTGTTGCCAGCTCATACCTCTGATTCTGACGATAAATCCATAACAGACCAAGTCGGTAATCTGGTAGATGACGTCCGCAAGTTGGCGGAAGCGGAACTGGAATATTATCGGACAAAATTATCCGTAAATATGGCAGCAACAAAGACTGTTTTGCTTCTGTTCAGCGTCGCAATCATAGTTGGAGCCACTGGCCTGGTGGCGCTGATATTGGGAATATTGCTAATATTGTCGCATTATTGGGGGCCTGTAGCTGCAACAGCCCTGTTGACGGGAAGCGCATTGCTTGTGACAACGGTACTACTGAACATGGCAATTAAAAGGGCGCGTAAACTACCTCTGGATGAAAATGACCCATGA
- the carB gene encoding carbamoyl-phosphate synthase large subunit, with amino-acid sequence MPKRTDIKSILIIGAGPIVIGQACEFDYSGTQACKALKEEGYRIILVNSNPATIMTDPEMADATYVEPITPEIVEKIIAKERPDAVLPTMGGQTALNTALTLNKMGVLEKYNVQMIGADAEAIDKAEDREKFKAAMDKIGLESPRSAIAHSEEQALEVLEDIGLPAIMRPSFTMGGTGGGVAYNREEFIHYIRTSLEASPTNEVLIDESLIGWKEYEMEVVRDKADNCIIICSIENVDPMGVHTGDSITVAPALTLTDKEYQIMRNASLAVLREIGVETGGSNVQFAVNPKDGRLVVIEMNPRVSRSSALASKATGFPIAKVAAKLAVGYTLDEIDNDITGATPASFEPTIDYVVTKIPRFAFEKFKGAEPLLATAMKSVGEVMAIGRNIHESLQKALRGLETGLDGFNRVEALMGAPRDEIAAELARPTPDRLLVAAQAMREGFSDTEIHEIAHYDPWFLARIREIIDAEQDILDNGLPNAPEALRKLKSMGFSDERLAKLAVDAVHVAGGAGRAVAGGHGLVHDAVAAMAGATTEKEVRELRHKLGVRPVFKRIDTCAAEFEAKTPYMYSTYEAPIFGEPENEAQPSDRRKVVILGGGPNRIGQGIEFDYCCCHACFALADAGFETIMVNCNPETVSTDYDTSDRLYFEPLTAEDVLEILAVEQSKGELVGVIVQFGGQTPLKLASALEDAGIPILGTTPDAIDLAEDRERFAKLVNDLGLKQPENGMARTEEEAVKIAERIGYPVLIRPSFVLGGRAMEIVDGPAQLEDYINTAVQVSGDQPVLVDQYLRDAVEVDVDAICDGDEVVVCGVLQHIEEAGVHSGDSACTIPPYNLSDEIIAEMERQAEALALGLKVRGLMNIQFAVKDGEVYLIEVNPRASRTVPFVAKAIGVPIAKIASRVMAGEKLANLPPIDRHIDYIAVKEAVFPFNRFPGIDPILSPEMKSTGEVMGIDNSFAIAFGKAQLGANNHLPDGGTLFVSVKETDKKVIEPAARLAEKLGFKIIATSGTADYLTDKGIKVEKVNKVAEGRPHIVDRIIDAEVDLIFNTTEGWQSLKDSKSIRAGALNGKIPYYTTATASVAAMEAIAAMRDETLEVRALQSYYKASQT; translated from the coding sequence ATGCCAAAAAGAACTGACATAAAATCCATCCTGATTATTGGCGCTGGCCCGATTGTTATCGGACAGGCTTGCGAATTCGATTATTCGGGGACACAGGCCTGTAAGGCGCTGAAAGAGGAGGGATACCGGATCATCCTGGTCAACTCCAATCCGGCGACAATCATGACCGATCCGGAAATGGCGGACGCGACTTATGTCGAGCCGATCACGCCGGAAATTGTTGAGAAGATCATCGCCAAAGAACGCCCGGATGCGGTGCTGCCGACCATGGGTGGGCAGACGGCACTGAACACCGCGCTGACGCTCAACAAAATGGGTGTGCTCGAAAAATATAACGTCCAGATGATCGGCGCGGACGCTGAAGCCATCGACAAGGCCGAAGATCGCGAGAAGTTCAAGGCGGCGATGGATAAGATCGGGCTGGAAAGCCCACGCTCCGCCATTGCGCATAGCGAAGAGCAGGCGCTGGAGGTGCTTGAGGATATCGGGCTGCCCGCGATCATGCGGCCCAGCTTTACCATGGGCGGTACCGGCGGAGGGGTGGCCTATAACCGCGAAGAATTCATTCACTATATCAGAACATCGCTGGAAGCCTCACCAACCAATGAAGTGCTGATCGACGAGTCACTCATTGGCTGGAAAGAATATGAGATGGAGGTTGTCCGCGACAAAGCCGACAACTGCATCATCATCTGTTCGATCGAAAATGTTGATCCCATGGGCGTGCATACCGGCGACTCGATCACGGTCGCGCCTGCGCTGACTCTGACTGACAAAGAATATCAGATTATGCGCAACGCCTCTTTGGCTGTCTTGCGAGAAATCGGAGTGGAAACAGGCGGTTCCAACGTACAGTTCGCAGTTAATCCAAAGGATGGACGGCTGGTTGTCATCGAGATGAATCCGCGGGTTTCGCGCAGTTCGGCGCTGGCATCAAAGGCCACTGGTTTTCCTATTGCCAAGGTCGCGGCGAAGCTAGCGGTTGGTTATACGCTCGACGAAATTGATAACGACATTACCGGCGCGACCCCGGCGAGTTTTGAGCCGACCATCGACTATGTCGTCACCAAAATCCCGCGCTTTGCCTTTGAAAAATTCAAAGGCGCGGAGCCTTTGCTGGCCACTGCGATGAAATCTGTCGGTGAAGTCATGGCGATAGGCCGCAATATTCATGAATCACTGCAAAAGGCGCTGCGTGGTCTGGAGACCGGGCTGGACGGATTTAATCGTGTGGAAGCGCTTATGGGCGCGCCGCGGGATGAGATTGCAGCGGAGCTAGCACGGCCTACGCCGGATCGGCTGCTGGTCGCAGCGCAGGCCATGCGTGAAGGCTTTAGTGACACTGAAATTCATGAAATCGCGCATTATGACCCCTGGTTTCTGGCACGTATCCGCGAAATCATCGATGCCGAACAGGATATTTTGGACAATGGCTTGCCCAATGCTCCGGAAGCACTCCGCAAACTAAAATCCATGGGTTTTTCCGACGAACGGCTCGCCAAGCTGGCGGTCGATGCCGTGCATGTTGCCGGCGGGGCAGGGCGTGCTGTTGCTGGCGGACATGGGCTGGTTCATGACGCCGTTGCCGCCATGGCAGGAGCCACGACCGAGAAAGAGGTGCGCGAGCTGCGCCACAAGCTAGGCGTGCGTCCCGTGTTCAAGCGGATCGACACCTGTGCGGCGGAGTTCGAGGCGAAGACGCCCTATATGTATTCGACGTATGAAGCGCCGATTTTTGGAGAACCGGAAAACGAAGCGCAGCCTTCTGATCGCCGTAAAGTCGTGATTTTGGGTGGTGGCCCGAACCGTATCGGGCAGGGGATCGAGTTCGATTATTGCTGTTGCCACGCCTGTTTCGCGCTGGCCGATGCCGGTTTTGAAACGATCATGGTCAATTGCAATCCGGAAACCGTTTCGACCGATTATGATACGTCCGACCGGCTTTATTTTGAGCCGCTGACGGCGGAAGATGTGCTGGAAATCCTGGCTGTGGAGCAGAGCAAGGGCGAACTGGTCGGCGTGATCGTCCAATTTGGCGGGCAAACGCCGCTCAAGCTGGCCTCTGCGCTCGAAGATGCGGGAATCCCAATCCTTGGCACGACACCGGATGCGATTGATCTGGCAGAAGATCGGGAGCGTTTTGCGAAGCTGGTCAATGATCTGGGCTTGAAACAGCCCGAAAACGGAATGGCGCGGACGGAAGAAGAAGCGGTGAAAATCGCGGAACGCATCGGCTATCCGGTATTGATCCGGCCGAGTTTCGTGCTCGGTGGACGCGCGATGGAAATTGTTGATGGTCCGGCCCAACTCGAAGACTATATCAACACCGCCGTGCAAGTATCAGGTGATCAGCCTGTTCTGGTTGACCAATATTTACGCGATGCCGTGGAAGTGGACGTTGACGCGATTTGTGACGGTGATGAGGTCGTGGTTTGCGGTGTGCTCCAGCATATTGAAGAAGCTGGTGTCCATTCAGGCGATAGTGCCTGCACCATCCCGCCTTACAATCTCAGCGACGAGATTATTGCGGAGATGGAACGGCAGGCAGAGGCCTTGGCCCTTGGTTTGAAAGTGCGCGGCTTGATGAATATTCAATTCGCGGTGAAAGATGGCGAGGTCTATCTGATTGAGGTCAATCCGCGGGCGAGCCGGACGGTGCCCTTTGTCGCCAAGGCGATTGGTGTGCCGATTGCAAAAATTGCGTCGCGTGTGATGGCGGGCGAGAAACTTGCAAATTTGCCGCCGATTGATAGGCACATCGACTATATTGCTGTGAAAGAGGCTGTTTTTCCCTTCAACCGTTTCCCGGGAATTGACCCTATTTTATCGCCAGAGATGAAGTCTACCGGGGAAGTTATGGGCATCGATAACAGCTTCGCAATTGCCTTCGGTAAAGCGCAATTAGGCGCGAATAATCACTTGCCGGATGGCGGAACACTATTTGTTTCTGTGAAAGAAACGGACAAGAAGGTGATTGAGCCTGCGGCCCGTTTGGCTGAGAAGTTGGGATTCAAAATTATCGCAACCAGCGGAACCGCTGATTATCTGACCGATAAGGGCATAAAGGTGGAGAAGGTCAATAAAGTGGCTGAGGGCCGGCCGCATATTGTTGACCGGATTATCGATGCGGAAGTTGATCTGATTTTCAACACGACTGAAGGCTGGCAGTCGCTGAAAGACTCTAAATCGATCCGGGCAGGGGCGCTGAACGGCAAAATTCCCTATTACACGACCGCCACGGCCAGTGTAGCGGCGATGGAGGCAATTGCGGCCATGCGCGACGAGACTCTTGAAGTTCGTGCGCTTCAGTCTTATTATAAGGCTTCGCAGACTTAA
- a CDS encoding GatB/YqeY domain-containing protein has protein sequence MIRDDVKAAQIAAMKAGDKDRTAATRAILAKIKDKDIELRTKDSTLDDDIMVTDVLQKMAKQRRESIDMFESGGREELAKGEKMELSVIEEFLPAQLSEADTAALIDGIKAELGAESMKDMGRVMAELKSRHGSEIDMSKASGLVKAALS, from the coding sequence ATGATTCGCGATGACGTGAAAGCGGCACAAATTGCGGCCATGAAGGCTGGTGACAAGGATCGAACTGCAGCTACGCGGGCGATATTGGCGAAGATCAAGGACAAGGATATCGAGCTACGCACCAAGGATAGCACGCTTGATGACGATATCATGGTCACCGACGTCCTTCAGAAAATGGCCAAACAACGGCGCGAATCTATCGATATGTTCGAATCAGGTGGCCGCGAAGAACTGGCCAAGGGCGAGAAAATGGAACTTTCCGTGATTGAGGAATTTCTGCCCGCCCAGTTGAGCGAGGCGGATACGGCGGCGCTGATAGATGGCATCAAGGCAGAGCTTGGTGCGGAATCGATGAAAGATATGGGCCGCGTAATGGCGGAACTGAAATCCCGTCACGGCAGTGAAATCGACATGAGCAAGGCCAGCGGTCTGGTGAAGGCAGCGTTGAGCTGA
- a CDS encoding ribonuclease E inhibitor RraB encodes MIEGFSISGEEDQWLILSRTSKRDMPLVVRSRENQAVRDHAEAVGLVGVSYIVDRSRLVDNGMFSNEVASKLYDIEDSLLDRIDNLNLPLFEIAVISGEGRRVICFAAESSDQLTDCVEYVGVSDSIKFEILTRTEAHSIFPVLIPTDAEVQLNGDESVIKALSKQGDDGSVPRKVEFWFYGARENMMALRSELLELGCSFERWLEDDSGLVMAKEMRADYQSFAALTPQLISIASKFDVTYDGWETVVVQSLSGNSNSSSIFRRLLKKIH; translated from the coding sequence GTGATCGAGGGCTTTTCGATATCAGGAGAAGAAGATCAATGGCTCATTCTATCGCGTACTTCCAAACGGGATATGCCATTGGTTGTAAGATCGAGGGAAAATCAGGCCGTTAGGGATCATGCTGAGGCGGTTGGTTTGGTTGGAGTATCTTATATCGTAGATAGATCAAGGCTTGTAGACAACGGGATGTTCTCAAACGAAGTGGCGTCTAAGCTCTATGACATTGAAGACAGTCTTTTGGATCGGATCGACAATCTCAATTTACCACTTTTTGAAATTGCGGTTATCAGTGGAGAAGGAAGAAGAGTTATCTGTTTTGCAGCAGAGAGCTCCGATCAACTCACAGATTGCGTGGAATATGTTGGTGTATCCGACAGCATAAAATTCGAGATTTTGACCAGAACTGAGGCTCATTCTATTTTTCCGGTATTGATTCCAACTGACGCTGAGGTTCAATTAAACGGAGACGAGTCGGTTATAAAGGCTCTGTCAAAACAAGGCGATGACGGTTCTGTTCCCAGGAAGGTTGAGTTTTGGTTTTACGGGGCTCGTGAAAATATGATGGCCCTAAGGTCAGAGTTGCTGGAGTTGGGGTGTTCATTTGAACGTTGGCTCGAAGACGATTCCGGATTGGTGATGGCAAAAGAAATGCGAGCTGATTATCAAAGTTTTGCAGCACTGACGCCGCAACTGATTTCAATCGCGTCGAAATTCGATGTGACTTATGATGGTTGGGAAACTGTTGTGGTCCAATCTTTGTCTGGAAACTCAAATTCTTCGTCTATCTTCCGCCGTTTACTTAAAAAGATCCACTAA
- the dnaG gene encoding DNA primase: MTLSPQWLDELRSRTTLSTLIGRTVKVQKAGREFKACCPFHNEKTPSFTINDEKGFYHCFGCGAHGDAIRWMTDQRGLGFMDAVKDLAAEAQMEVPAPDPRAAQRQEARATLHDVMAAAQDWFVAQFNGIEGAAAREYLKNRGISEKTIRDFGFGFAPDSRGRLKEALSVHGVDQLVEAGLLIKVDDRDPYDRFRGRLMIPIRDPRRRVIAFGGRILGHGEPKYLNSPDTPLFDKGRTLYNLDKASPASRQTGRILVVEGYMDAIALAQAGFEDVVAPLGTALTEHQIERIWKMVEAPILCFDGDNAGQKAAMRAALRALPILRPSHSLNFIALPAGQDPDDLIRSEGPQAFGALIDQPQMLGEKIWQVEFEAEPLNTPETKAGLKKRLSHHVRDIADQDIAQHYRQDFQERYENAFFAKRDNQSRQRPFTPSKGGFKSPYVPFKPMDDTKSVLIDGYDLRIAKGILGGLMRHPSQISKHFEELTVLRLADSQMQALLSELIRAAMRKEMLDMQGLLTILEQTDCYNVAKGLLRADALNFTFNRKMPDHAPSDVIERAQNDLAEAIKVITARPGLEAALAEATRRVQDNLDEESYAEQQRLRQAKQEFHERLVEITQVDDIV, from the coding sequence ATGACCCTCTCTCCGCAATGGCTTGACGAACTGCGCAGTCGGACGACTTTATCGACGCTGATCGGCCGGACGGTGAAAGTACAGAAGGCGGGGCGAGAGTTTAAGGCCTGCTGTCCGTTTCATAATGAAAAAACACCCAGCTTCACCATCAACGACGAAAAAGGCTTTTACCATTGCTTTGGTTGCGGCGCGCATGGCGATGCCATCCGCTGGATGACGGATCAACGCGGTCTCGGTTTTATGGACGCGGTAAAAGATCTGGCGGCCGAGGCACAGATGGAGGTCCCTGCCCCCGATCCGCGGGCTGCGCAGCGGCAAGAAGCACGTGCCACATTACATGACGTCATGGCGGCAGCTCAGGATTGGTTTGTTGCCCAGTTTAATGGAATAGAAGGCGCTGCTGCCCGGGAATATCTCAAGAACCGCGGTATTTCAGAGAAGACTATCCGGGACTTCGGCTTTGGTTTTGCGCCCGATTCACGCGGACGGCTGAAGGAAGCACTTTCTGTTCACGGCGTTGATCAGCTGGTGGAAGCTGGCCTGCTTATCAAGGTTGACGATCGCGATCCTTATGATCGTTTTCGGGGACGGTTGATGATCCCGATCCGCGATCCGCGTAGGCGGGTCATTGCCTTTGGCGGCCGAATATTGGGCCATGGCGAGCCTAAATATCTCAATTCTCCCGACACGCCCTTGTTCGATAAGGGCCGCACGCTCTATAATCTCGACAAGGCATCTCCCGCATCGCGCCAGACCGGACGGATATTGGTGGTCGAAGGCTATATGGATGCCATTGCATTGGCGCAAGCAGGTTTTGAGGATGTAGTGGCACCACTCGGCACCGCACTCACCGAACATCAGATCGAACGCATATGGAAAATGGTAGAAGCGCCAATACTCTGTTTTGATGGCGATAATGCCGGGCAAAAGGCCGCCATGCGCGCTGCTCTGCGCGCATTACCTATCCTACGCCCTTCTCACAGCTTGAATTTCATCGCCTTGCCCGCAGGACAAGACCCTGATGACTTAATTCGTTCTGAGGGGCCGCAGGCATTTGGTGCGCTGATCGATCAGCCTCAGATGCTTGGCGAAAAAATCTGGCAAGTCGAATTTGAGGCCGAACCACTCAACACTCCGGAAACCAAAGCTGGTTTAAAAAAGCGTCTGTCCCATCATGTGCGCGACATTGCCGATCAGGACATTGCCCAGCATTATCGCCAGGATTTTCAAGAACGATATGAAAATGCCTTTTTCGCGAAGCGCGATAATCAATCGAGACAGCGGCCTTTCACCCCCTCAAAAGGTGGATTCAAATCTCCATATGTCCCTTTTAAGCCAATGGACGATACGAAGTCCGTTTTAATCGACGGCTACGACCTGAGGATTGCAAAAGGAATTTTGGGTGGTTTGATGCGCCATCCATCGCAGATTTCCAAGCATTTTGAAGAGCTAACCGTCCTCAGACTTGCCGATTCGCAGATGCAGGCCCTTTTGTCCGAGTTAATTCGTGCTGCAATGCGTAAAGAAATGCTTGATATGCAGGGCCTTCTTACCATATTGGAACAGACAGATTGTTATAATGTCGCAAAAGGGCTGTTACGGGCCGATGCGCTGAATTTCACTTTCAACCGCAAAATGCCAGATCATGCCCCGTCGGATGTTATCGAACGGGCACAGAATGATTTGGCAGAAGCGATAAAGGTGATCACAGCGCGACCGGGACTGGAAGCGGCTTTGGCGGAAGCAACAAGACGGGTGCAGGATAATCTTGATGAAGAAAGCTATGCGGAACAGCAACGATTGCGGCAGGCAAAGCAGGAATTTCATGAACGATTGGTTGAGATCACCCAAGTAGACGACATCGTGTGA
- the carA gene encoding glutamine-hydrolyzing carbamoyl-phosphate synthase small subunit, with protein MTDTSIPAAPKGATGILVLADGTIVWGRGFGATGSAVGEVCFNTAMTGYQEVMTDPSYAGQIVTFTFPHIGNVGTNDEDVEADSPHALGCIVREDVTEPSSFRNNKPFDQWMADNGRIGLAGVDTRALTRRIREAGAPNAVIAHDPDGRFDIDDLLAKARDWAGLEGMDLAIEVTGHQTKIWDSGIWRLGHGYAPVEDMETRPHVVAIDYGAKRNIFRNLVKAGAKVTVVSAQTSFDDIMALEPAGVFLSNGPGDPAATGEYAVPVIKKLLGKNVPIFGICLGHQMLALAAGAKTTKMFQGHRGANHPVQRHENGTVEITSMNHGFAVDSATLPDAVEETHTSLFDGSNCGISFKDKRAFGVQYHPEASPGPQDSFYLFQKFVGML; from the coding sequence ATGACCGACACCAGTATCCCCGCCGCTCCCAAGGGCGCCACTGGGATATTGGTATTGGCCGATGGCACTATAGTATGGGGCAGGGGCTTTGGTGCGACAGGCTCTGCAGTAGGGGAAGTGTGCTTCAATACCGCGATGACCGGTTATCAGGAAGTAATGACCGATCCGAGCTATGCTGGTCAGATTGTCACCTTTACCTTTCCTCATATCGGCAATGTCGGCACCAATGATGAGGATGTTGAAGCCGATAGCCCGCATGCGCTGGGCTGTATCGTGCGCGAAGACGTTACGGAGCCGAGCAGCTTCCGGAATAACAAGCCATTTGATCAATGGATGGCTGACAATGGCCGCATCGGATTGGCCGGTGTCGACACACGGGCCTTAACGCGCCGGATCAGGGAAGCTGGCGCGCCCAATGCAGTTATTGCGCATGATCCTGATGGTCGGTTTGATATTGATGATCTGCTTGCGAAGGCCCGGGATTGGGCGGGGCTTGAAGGCATGGATTTGGCCATCGAAGTGACGGGGCATCAGACCAAAATCTGGGACAGTGGTATTTGGCGACTGGGACATGGCTACGCACCGGTGGAGGATATGGAGACAAGACCGCATGTTGTGGCAATTGACTATGGCGCGAAACGGAATATCTTCAGAAATCTTGTGAAGGCTGGCGCAAAAGTCACTGTTGTTTCTGCACAAACATCGTTTGATGATATTATGGCTCTAGAGCCAGCGGGGGTTTTTCTGTCCAACGGTCCTGGCGATCCAGCGGCCACCGGAGAATATGCTGTTCCGGTGATCAAGAAGTTGCTCGGCAAAAATGTGCCCATTTTCGGCATCTGTTTGGGACACCAGATGCTGGCACTTGCAGCTGGCGCAAAAACCACGAAAATGTTTCAAGGGCATCGCGGTGCCAACCATCCGGTGCAGCGGCATGAAAATGGTACGGTTGAAATTACCAGCATGAACCATGGTTTCGCCGTCGACAGCGCAACGCTTCCCGACGCGGTGGAGGAAACCCATACCAGCCTGTTTGACGGCAGCAATTGCGGCATATCCTTCAAGGATAAACGCGCCTTTGGCGTACAATATCACCCCGAAGCCAGCCCTGGTCCTCAAGACAGTTTCTATCTGTTCCAAAAATTTGTCGGAATGCTCTGA
- a CDS encoding ribonuclease E inhibitor RraB, producing MSAIDPAHLAEEWATDDEILKNMAAGGDLDHVVREINVQFVGAVANLNKLKNDAKKLGFKSAYVEKDEGEWQIELQIDADTLQQTIRELTRKCLEIEQDYDIDHDGWGCFSCNENGPISDENPA from the coding sequence ATGAGCGCAATTGATCCCGCACATCTGGCCGAAGAATGGGCGACGGATGACGAAATCCTGAAAAACATGGCGGCAGGCGGCGATCTGGACCATGTGGTGCGCGAGATTAATGTGCAATTTGTTGGGGCTGTTGCAAACCTCAACAAACTGAAAAATGACGCGAAGAAACTCGGCTTTAAATCTGCCTATGTCGAAAAGGACGAAGGCGAGTGGCAGATTGAATTGCAAATTGATGCCGATACCCTTCAGCAAACCATAAGAGAGCTGACCCGCAAATGCCTTGAAATTGAGCAGGATTATGACATTGACCACGATGGTTGGGGGTGTTTTTCCTGTAATGAAAATGGACCGATATCTGATGAGAATCCGGCGTGA